The DNA region AATCGGGCCGGGTACCTACCGAGAGGCCTACAATATCTTCAGTGCCATAGCTCAGGGCCTCATCATACAGCATTTTGAGGTAATGCGCCGGCGCGTAGGTATTGGTATTGGGCTGAAAGTAAATAATAAACTTATCGGCCTTGTTGCCTTTACGGGCACGTTCCATACCTTCTTCAACCTGCTGCCTTACAGTAGGGGCGTTGCGGCTAACCGAAGGGGTAAAAGAATCAACATTACAATAAGTACAGCCGCCGTAGCCTTTTGAGCCATCGCGGTTAGGGCAGGTAAAACCACCATCAACAATTACTTTAAACACGCGATGGCCTTTGTATTTTTCCTTAAGCCATGGCCCGTAATTATTGTAGCCTTTTTCCCAGGTTGTTATTGTTTGCTGTTCCACTTTACTTTCCTTTTGATGATTTCACGGATTGTTGTGATTATCACCGGTTGAGCGGCAAAGATAGTGAATTTGGCCGAGCTAATGGTTGGTGACAGTAGTGGAGTGTGTTTTTCGTCGCTAACATATAATCATGATCGTAGCAGGCTACTAAGTATATGAGGGCTCTCACATACATGTATATGTATGAGTTTGCAAAAAGGGGAAATTAACGGGTAAAAATACCGTGTTTTTACTGGTTGCGTTATGAGTTGTAACTATTAATTTCAAGTATATTATGTAGGGTTGGTAAATTGCTTGGAAGTATAGGCAATGGTGGGTTGGCTATAATCATTATAGGTTATTGCAAAGCGCACCTATTACTAAGATTCTGATAATTAATAGCAATCAATAAAACAACTAAAGATATGAACCCTTGGATTTGCGCACTTTTAATTTCTTTGGCCGGGATGGTTGGAGGAGTAGTTAATGCACTGCTAACAGATAACAAGTTTATTGTTCCTAAACTCAAAAATGGAATACTTTGCCCGGGTTTTCTTTCAAATATTTTGATCGGAGCCACATCCGCATTCAGTTCATGGTCGTTTTACGGATCCGGAGCTTCCATAGAGCTGGCGAAAACAACAGCCACGGTGCGTCAGGATATCAGTTTGACTTTTTCGGCACTTGCCGGTGCTTTTTTAGTAGGCGTCGCCGGTGCCAAATGGCTCACAAACGAAGTTGATAAACGGTTATTGAAGGAAAGCGTAAAGGAAGCAGCTAAAAAAGAGATAAGCCCCGATAAATGCGATAAAATTATAACACAATCGCCGCGGAAAATTCTCGAGGAGATACAACAGGCCTGAAGCATCACGCAAATCGTGAGTTATGTGGTCTATTTCGGCGCATCGGCAGGATATTGGTTCACCTTCAAATAAGTCTTTTTATAAGTGCTCAAAATCTCAGTTATTTTGGATGGGTCCCGTTTTTCAAACAGGTGAATGATCCATACGGTAATACGCAGCATCCCAACCGGGTTAACAATGCCAAGTCCCAGTTTATTGATATCACTATCCCTGCTGGCAATCTGCTTAGGATAAGCATCCCCGTTACGGGTAAACAGATCTTCGGCAAAGCACCAGGCGCCATCGCGGGCGTTGCTAAGGGCAAACTGGATGAGGATGGAATTATTTTGCGCATGCAGGCCCGCCAGTGACAGCAGCGGCGAGATCCGGTTCAGCTCGCTGATCACCTCGTAAGTAAGTGCCGAAAGTATAGTATTGATGGAATTAAAATCATTATGGACCTCGGTTAGCGGTTGGTTAAGGTTGCGCGCCACTTCAACAACAGCAACACCCAAATCAAGGTTGATATGCGCGTTCATGCCGATGAGCAGGTGCTGTAATACCAATTTCGACGATTTATCAAAAATGCCGAACGCCAACCGCCAGCAATTGGAGCAGGGCTGCTTTTGCTGCCAGCAACGATAGGCCGCGATGTACCTGTTGGCGAAGATCACGTCCAGCTGTTCCATGCGGGCAGGGTTTTCAAACTCACCGTTTTGGATGCCTTCCTTTACCTTGCAGGTAACCTTATGGTACAGGGCCGCGAAATACCCCGCCCGGCTGTCGGTTTTTATAGCGTCGGCAATAATAGCCTCTAACTGTTCAATAATCTGGTTAATAGTTTGGGCTGGTGCAATAGGTTCCATAGCAGGCAGATAAGTTCAGGTGAATTAATTATTTTAAAGATATGATTTTTGTTGGTCGAAAAATCAGGTAGTATCGGTCTTGGGTGCTATTGGGTAATTTGTGTATTTTCACAGCATTGTATACTAAACAACACCTGAGCTTTATGC from Mucilaginibacter sp. SJ includes:
- a CDS encoding DUF5995 family protein, producing the protein MEPIAPAQTINQIIEQLEAIIADAIKTDSRAGYFAALYHKVTCKVKEGIQNGEFENPARMEQLDVIFANRYIAAYRCWQQKQPCSNCWRLAFGIFDKSSKLVLQHLLIGMNAHINLDLGVAVVEVARNLNQPLTEVHNDFNSINTILSALTYEVISELNRISPLLSLAGLHAQNNSILIQFALSNARDGAWCFAEDLFTRNGDAYPKQIASRDSDINKLGLGIVNPVGMLRITVWIIHLFEKRDPSKITEILSTYKKTYLKVNQYPADAPK